Within the Methanomassiliicoccales archaeon genome, the region TCTTGTATCGCAGGCGTTCCGGTGAGGCCTTCCCGTTGGGGAAGTATATGTTGAAGAGCACGAAGTCCCGAAAATAAGCTACCAACGTCCTCCCCTCGGCATCGAAACGCTGTCTGCCCAGTCCGGGTATGACCTTGAACGGTTCTTGTTTGGAATACAGGCACACCCCGCTGTACCCCTTCTTCTCCTCCGGGGACACGAAATAGGAATGATATCCGGGAAGGTCCAGCAATTCCGGTGGAAGCTGGGCCTCAGTGGCCTTGGTCTCCTGAAGGCAGATGATGTCAGCACCATCCTTCAATAGAAAGTCCACCAGCCCCTTCTTGTACAGCGCCCGGATGCCGTTAACGTTCCAACAGATCATTCTCATGCAGTTTCCTCGCACCAGATGATGGCGATTCAACGATGATAAAGGGAACGGGGGAAGTCTTTTAGGGTTCCTATATGCTATTAATGAACGGTGATGGTCATAACACAGATAAAGCGTATATTGGTAGGAGTGGACGGTTCTGAGAACTCTCTTAGAGCGGTGCAGTTCGCGGCTGTCCTGGCTAAAAAGTTCGAATCCGAAATATCGTTGGTCCACATCATCCCCCCTTCCGATCATGCCGTGATCAGTGGGAAGGCCACCTACATGGAGGAGGACACCTTGGTCGGGGGGCAGAGTCTGAAGGCCGCGGAACGATCGCTGACCATGGAGAAGGTACCCTTCCACTCCTCAGTGGAGTTCGGGAATCCGATAGAACAACTGCTCCTGGTGGCCAAGGGGCACGACCTTGTGGTGGTGGGCACTCGCGGTCTCACCCCGTTCAAAGAGGCACTGATCGGCAGTACCTCCCACGGGCTGGCGCAGCTGAGCAAGGTCCCGGTCGTCATCGTCCCCTGAAACTTCCGTGACGGCTGGCATCTTCCAGCCATTTTTCTATTTTTTAATAACTATTCGTCAACCCTTATATTGGCCTAAGAGATTCAATGACCGGAAGAACAGGGAAGGTCGGTCACATCTGTCCACCTGATTGATGACCGGTGTCCACTCATAAGTTAGGCATGGTGTAAATGAAGGATACAGGTCGTTCATGGAAAAGGGATTTCTTCACAATCTGGGGTGGCCAAGCCTTCTCCCTGATAGGTAGCAGTCTGGTGCAGTTCGCCCTGGTCTGGTGGTTGACAGTGGAGACCGGGTCCGCCACGGTCCTGGCATTAGGCACTTTGATGGGGGTCCTGCCCCAGATCCTCATCACCCCATGGGCGGGGGCCTACGTAGACCGATGGGACCGCCGACGCACCATGATAGTGGCCGATTCACTGGTCGCCATCTGCGCTTTCCTCCTTATGCTGGCCTACGCGGCTGGCTCAGCGCAGGTGTGGATGGTTCTGTTGACCATGTTCGCTCGCTCCACCTTCTCCGGTTTCCATTGGCCGGCCATGCAGGCGGCCACATCAATGATGGTGCCCGAAGAGCACCTTGCTCGGATCGGTGGCGTCAACCAGGCCATGTACGGACTGGCCAACGTCATCGCCGCTCCGGCAGGGGCGGTCCTCATCGCTCTGATGCCCATGTGGGCAGTGCTTTCCGTGGACCTGATGACCGCGGCCGTGGCCATCATACCGTTGCTCTTTATTCCGGTGCCCAGTCCGGAGAGGAGGAAGGAGATCAAGGCGTCGTTGATGAAGGAGATGAGGGAGGGGCTGTCATTCCTTAAAAGCTGGAGGGGGGCCATGCCCATCATCATGCTTTTCATGATCGGCAACATGCTGCTCAGTCCGGCCTTCTCCCTGTTGCCGCTTTTGGTGATCAACCACTTCGGGGGCGGGGCGGGGGAGTACGCGGCCATGGAGGTATTGGCTGGGATCGGCATGCTGATGGGAGGGATCGTCCTCGGGATATGGGGAGGGTTCCGCCGCAAGGTGTCCACCATGTTGATATCCACCGTGGTCCTCAGTCTGGGCATCATCACCTTGGGTCTGCTTTCGGCCGACATGCTGTTGGTGGCCTATGTTGCCGCTCTGATCATCGGCGTCACCCTGTCCATGCTGAACGGTTCCATGATGGCCATGATGCAGGCCAGCGTTCCCTTCGCGATGCAGGGTCGGGTGTTCGCCTTGATCAGCAGCGGTGTTACGGCAATGATGCCCGCCGGATTATTGCTCGCAGGACCGTTGGCCGATGTCTTTGGC harbors:
- a CDS encoding MFS transporter translates to MKDTGRSWKRDFFTIWGGQAFSLIGSSLVQFALVWWLTVETGSATVLALGTLMGVLPQILITPWAGAYVDRWDRRRTMIVADSLVAICAFLLMLAYAAGSAQVWMVLLTMFARSTFSGFHWPAMQAATSMMVPEEHLARIGGVNQAMYGLANVIAAPAGAVLIALMPMWAVLSVDLMTAAVAIIPLLFIPVPSPERRKEIKASLMKEMREGLSFLKSWRGAMPIIMLFMIGNMLLSPAFSLLPLLVINHFGGGAGEYAAMEVLAGIGMLMGGIVLGIWGGFRRKVSTMLISTVVLSLGIITLGLLSADMLLVAYVAALIIGVTLSMLNGSMMAMMQASVPFAMQGRVFALISSGVTAMMPAGLLLAGPLADVFGVQAWYIVAGIPMAIISVIFLFMPSVMGMEKRFRNDGRAIEDADLDR
- a CDS encoding universal stress protein, whose translation is MVITQIKRILVGVDGSENSLRAVQFAAVLAKKFESEISLVHIIPPSDHAVISGKATYMEEDTLVGGQSLKAAERSLTMEKVPFHSSVEFGNPIEQLLLVAKGHDLVVVGTRGLTPFKEALIGSTSHGLAQLSKVPVVIVP